The following coding sequences are from one Ornithodoros turicata isolate Travis chromosome 1, ASM3712646v1, whole genome shotgun sequence window:
- the LOC135378888 gene encoding allergen Arg r 1-like — MLSLVVFLTGCFFVATVHAACKTGPFDAKTSIIGPGSGKYYLMKSTYSDEKSCLYVVARPKRTTFPTEYPFGYKENGNWVEDKGTVDGNGADIIDNDEKFGQTTTTLVYSDYTLCDVGLFSGKKVGGPHVELWKHSDANENSEDFKCCKDRYEAEVKKQGKQSDVREIGSDCDYPK, encoded by the exons ATGCTTTCACTGGTAGTTTTCCTCACTGGCTGCTTCTTCGTGGCAACTGTCCATGCTGCGTGCAAGACTGGCCCTTTCGACGCCAAGACA AGCATTATTGGACCCGGCAGCGGAAAGTACTATCTGATGAAATCGACATACAGCGATGAAAAATCCTGCTTGTACGTGGTAGCTCGTCCGAAAAGGACAACGTTCCCCACAGAATACCCGTTCGGGTACAAGGAAAACGGTAACTG GGTGGAGGACAAGGGGACGGTTGATGGCAACGGCGCAGACATAATTGACAATGATGAAA AATTTGGCCAAACTACTACAACATTGGTCTACTCGGACTACACGCTGTGCGATGTTGGACTTTTCAGTGGAAAGAAGGTCGGGGGACCAC ATGTTGAACTCTGGAAGCACAGCGATGCCAATGAGAACAGCGAGGATTTTAAGTGCTGCAAGGATCGCTACGAGGCGGAAGTTAAAAAACAGGGCAAACAATCAGACGTTAGGGAAATCGGCAGTGATTGCGATTACCCTAAATAG